One window from the genome of Epinephelus moara isolate mb chromosome 21, YSFRI_EMoa_1.0, whole genome shotgun sequence encodes:
- the LOC126382861 gene encoding probable G-protein coupled receptor 148, translated as MTSSVFISISNITQDWEECIRKWNLNLFIIPATVITLATLLANPILLTCIFLSRALRQETRYVLVANTLTADILFLVLNLTMVICNAAKARFHWLVCELVTAVTVTVYCCAILTVTLMVVDTYAAVRWPLRYHDILPPARIRRILVGVWLLAAMYPFTLVIIMEVKRVTPHETGAVCLVLISLGFIEGQNRDQIHIYFFITALICTILILYCYIRLYMVTRTQGIWQNRFSRARVTLLAHGVLLLLYFVPGFVFTLELSLFLRKDISQDVRVWISTINMCILMLLPRTFAPYLYGLRYRELSDTLMQLLKQHRRLGQITG; from the coding sequence atgacCTCATCAGTGTTCATTTCCATTTCAAACATCACACAGGACTGGGAGGAGTGTATACGGAAGTGGAACCTAAATTTGTTTATCATCCCTGCTACAGTCATCACTCTGGCCACCTTGCTGGCAAACCCCATTCTCCTGACGTGCATTTTTCTGTCCCGTGCCTTGCGTCAGGAGACACGTTACGTTCTGGTGGCCAACACCCTGACAGCAGACATCCTCTTCCTCGTCCTCAACCTGACTATGGTGATATGTAATGCTGCCAAAGCTCGATTCCACTGGCTGGTGTGTGAGCTGGTCACAGCCGTCACTGTCACCGTCTACTGCTGTGCCATCCTCACAGTCACCCTCATGGTGGTCGACACCTACGCTGCGGTTCGCTGGCCTCTCCGTTACCATGACATTCTTCCACCAGCCCGCATCCGCCGCATTCTGGTGGGGGTGTGGCTGCTGGCAGCCATGTACCCGTTCACCTTGGTGATCATAATGGAGGTGAAGAGGGTGACTCCTCATGAGACGGGAGCTGTGTGCCTGGTCCTCATCTCCCTCGGCTTCATTGAGGGCCAGAACAGAGATCAGATCCACATCTACTTCTTCATCACTGCACTCATCTGTACTATACTCATTTTATACTGCTACATTCGGCTCTACATGGTAACAAGGACCCAAGGCATCTGGCAGAACCGCTTCTCCAGGGCCCGGGTCACGCTGCTGGCTCACGGGGTTCTTCTCTTGCTCTACTTTGTCCCCGGCTTTGTATTCACTCTGGAGCTCTCCCTGTTTCTGAGGAAAGACATAAGTCAGGATGTTCGTGTGTGGATCAGCACAATCAATATGTGTATTCTCATGTTACTGCCCAGAACGTTTGCTCCATACCTGTATGGGCTGCGGTACAGGGAGCTCTCTGACACTCTGATGCAGCTGCTGAAACAGCACAGGAGACTCGGCCAGATCACAGGTTAA
- the klhl24a gene encoding kelch-like protein 24a, producing the protein MVLILGRRMNREDSGIRDSPAVKRKVFEVDSKTLASQEVLDFCSGSSHSEGILQVFNEFRDCRLFTDVVISVQGREFPCHRAVLSACSSYFRAMFCNDHRESREMLVEINGILAEAMDSFLTYVYTGRAKITTENVQFLFETSSLFQIYTLRDACAKFLEDQLDPCNCLGIQRFADAHSLKQLASRCRSYALANFSEVAQHEEFLDLRIEELEEYTGSDELSVGKEEVVFEAVMRWVYHSVEHRRPILKDLLHHVRLPLLHPNYFVQTVEGDQLIQNAPECYQLLHEARRYHVLGNEMMSPRTRPRRSTGYSEVIVVVGGCERVGGFNLPYTECYDPVTGEWKSLAKLPEFTKSEYAVCALRNDILVSGGRINSRDVWMYNSQLNLWIRVASLNKGRWRHKMGVLLGKVYAVGGYDGQSRLSSVECYDSFSNRWTEVAPMKEAVSSPAVASCAGKLFVIGGGPDDDTCSDKVQCYDPETDSWLLRANIPIAKRCITAVSLNNLIYVCGGLTKSIFCYDPAEDYWIHVVHTFNKQESCGMSVCNGKIFILGGRGENGEATDTILCYDPATGIITGVAAMPRPISYHGCVTIHRYNDKYHRP; encoded by the exons ATGGTGTTGATTCTGGGCAGAAGGATGAACAGAGAGGACTCTGGGATCAGAGACTCACCAGCTGTCAAACGCAAG GTTTTTGAGGTAGACTCCAAAACTTTAGCCAGCCAGGAAGTCTTGGACTTCTGTTCTGGCTCATCCCACTCAGAGGGCATCCTGCAGGTATTCAATGAGTTTCGCGACTGCCGCCTGTTTACTGATGTTGTCATCAGCGTGCAGGGCCGCGAGTTCCCCTGCCATCGCGCTGTGCTTTCTGCCTGCTCCTCCTACTTCAGAGCCATGTTCTGCAACGATCACCGCGAGAGCCGCGAGATGCTGGTCGAGATCAACGGCATCCTGGCTGAGGCGATGGACTCCTTCCTCACCTATGTTTACACCGGCCGTGCCAAAATTACCACAGAGAATGTCCAGTTCCTCTTTGAGACCTCCAGCCTCTTCCAAATCTACACACTGCGTGATGCCTGTGCCAAGTTCCTGGAGGACCAGCTGGACCCTTGCAACTGCCTGGGCATCCAGCGCTTCGCAGATGCCCATAGCCTGAAGCAGTTAGCCAGCCGCTGCCGCAGTTACGCCCTGGCCAACTTCTCAGAAGTGGCTCAGCATGAGGAGTTCCTCGACCTACGCATAGAAGAGCTGGAGGAGTACACTGGCAGCGATGAGCTGTCTGTTGGTAAGGAGGAGGTGGTGTTTGAGGCAGTGATGAGATGGGTGTACCACAGTGTGGAGCACAGAAGGCCCATACTGAAGGACCTGCTGCACCATGTGCGCCTGCCCCTTCTGCACCCTAACTACTTTGTCCAGACAGTGGAGGGAGACCAGCTCATCCAGAATGCTCCAGAGTGCTATCAGCTCCTCCACGAGGCCAGACGCTACCACGTACttggaaatgaaatgatgtcACCCAGAACTCGTCCTCGCAG GTCGACTGGCTACTCTGAGGTGATTGTGGTGGTGGGGGGATGTGAGAGAGTGGGGGGCTTCAACCTGCCCTACACTGAATGCTATGATCCAGTCACAGGCGAGTGGAAATCACTGGCCAAACTACCTGAGTTCACCAAGTCAGAGTATGCTGTCTGCGCCCTCCGCAACGACATTCTGGTGTCAG GTGGCCGTATAAACAGCAGGGACGTGTGGATGTATAACTCCCAGCTCAACCTGTGGATCAGAGTGGCATCTCTCAACAAGGGCCGCTGGAGACACAAGATGGGCGTCCTACTGGGCAAG GTCTATGCTGTAGGTGGCTATGATGGGCAGAGCCGCCTGAGCAGTGTTGAGTGTTATGACTCCTTCTCCAACCGCTGGACAGAGGTGGCTCCGATGAAAGAGGCTGTCAGCTCTCCAGCTGTGGCCAGCTGTGCTGGCAAGCTCTTTGTCATTGGAGGAGGACCTGATGACGACACTTGTTCCGATAAG GTTCAGTGCTATGATCCTGAGACAGATTCTTGGTTGCTGCGGGCAAACATCCCCATCGCCAAGCGCTGCATCACGGCAGTGTCCCTCAACAACCTGATCTATGTGTGCGGTGGTCTCACCAAGTCCATATTCTGCTACGACCCCGCAGAGGACTACTGGATACATGTGGTTCACACCTTTAACAAACAG GAGAGCTGCGGCATGTCAGTGTGCAACGGGAAGATCTTCATCCTCGGCGGCAGAGGGGAGAATGGCGAAGCGACAGACACCATCCTGTGTTACGACCCAGCAACAGGCATCATCACAGGTGTGGCGGCCATGCCACGGCCGATCTCCTACCACGGCTGCGTCACCATCCACCGCTACAATGACAAGTACCACAGGCCCTGA